The following are encoded in a window of Neomicrococcus lactis genomic DNA:
- the glgB gene encoding 1,4-alpha-glucan branching protein GlgB: MSNVESTMTPNNEGGELLSLLSEWLEQQRWFPARGRDFTLRVAGSVELDDPRRVAELQSLLVAVDSPNAETAVVHVPLAVRPRPLLAASDDEQDEADAALIGLLYGGSGEPTFVYDGTHDPAFVTAWLEMVRRGNRTGGAEGRPLAEFAERAEFVGSLSAGVLGGEQSNTSVVVGSAEGDVIIKFFRVPVSGVNPDVELGSLLTQGGSEDVPQTLGEVVGTWDTGTSADEAKPESGSLSVIREFIPGSKDAWRIASIAAIQGRDFTREAREIGRTTARVHASLRSVAGTRSLEDDDAARFTQSLRGRVERGWRAVGSAVGDYDEQIDGVLSEMGNIRELPVLQRIHGDYHLGQVLRSRARGWTVLDFEGEPLRAADERSQNDVALRDIVGMLRSFDYAAGVADHHNESDEPTDHSAWARSAREAFLVGYAEESGETVDTNSALFKGLWLDKALYEVAYEQQNRPSWIPVPARAVREVLESHSVNTVDDVSESHPATENTAAAATPVVAAASAGTVAAASSSNSDATATEEQPAPVRMARDIKPLAVSQEVLQAVGNGEHFAPHSVLGAHLHDNEFVTIRVRRPFAEGVEVITKNGSLPMHHEHAGVWTAVLKAEVPGRVPDYRISTSWNGDDNVVEDDPYRHLPTLGEMDMHLIGEGRHEQLWEVLGAHVQRYSSILGETVGVSFAVWAPNAQSVRVKGTFNNWDGSVHAMRSLGHTGIWEIFVPGAAAGDVYKFEIRGQDGQWRDKADPLARATEIPPLTGSVVEESNYAFGDDEWMERRTSVNPHNGPMSVYEVHLGSWRPGLSYREMAHQLAEYVGWQGFTHVEFLPVAEHPFGGSWGYQVTGYYAPTSRFGSPDDFRYLVDTLHQAGIGVIVDWVPAHFPKDEWALAKFDGQPLYEHPDPRRGEHPDWGTLIFDFGRNEVRNFLVANALYWFTEFHIDGLRVDAVASMLYLDYSREHGQWEPNAFGGRENLEAITFLQEVNATSYRVAPGTVMIAEESTAFDGVTRPTNHGGLGFGIKWNMGWMHDTLEYIQEDPINRAWHHDKMTFGLVYAWTENFILPISHDEVVHGKGSLLRKMPGDRWKQLANVRAYLAFQWTHPGKQLIFMGTEYAQDAEWSEAAGLDWWLTEKPEHKGVQHMVKELNRVYTENSALWELDNDPSGFQWIDSNDSAGNTLAFVRRNRAGEQVVVALNFSGAPREGYNLGLPAAGEWEEIFNSDDAAWGGSGVVAQGAISASNDAKFAMPASATVTLPPLGAVIYRVKN, translated from the coding sequence ATGAGCAATGTCGAGAGCACCATGACCCCTAACAACGAGGGCGGGGAGTTGTTGTCGCTGTTGTCGGAATGGCTCGAGCAGCAGCGCTGGTTCCCGGCTCGCGGGCGTGACTTCACGTTGCGCGTTGCGGGTTCGGTGGAATTGGATGATCCCCGCAGGGTGGCAGAGCTGCAGTCATTACTGGTGGCGGTAGATTCGCCGAATGCCGAGACGGCTGTGGTTCACGTGCCGTTGGCGGTGCGTCCGCGTCCGCTCTTGGCCGCGTCTGATGACGAGCAAGACGAGGCTGATGCCGCGCTCATTGGGCTCCTTTATGGTGGTTCGGGTGAGCCGACCTTCGTCTACGACGGCACGCATGACCCAGCCTTCGTGACCGCATGGCTGGAAATGGTGCGCCGGGGCAACCGCACGGGCGGGGCCGAAGGACGTCCTTTGGCTGAGTTCGCGGAGCGTGCCGAGTTCGTGGGCTCACTGTCCGCAGGCGTGCTGGGCGGCGAGCAGTCCAACACCTCCGTAGTGGTTGGCTCCGCCGAAGGCGACGTCATCATCAAGTTCTTCCGTGTTCCGGTCTCCGGCGTCAATCCTGACGTTGAGCTGGGCTCGCTCCTCACGCAGGGCGGTTCCGAGGACGTCCCGCAAACCCTCGGCGAAGTCGTGGGCACGTGGGATACGGGCACTAGCGCTGACGAAGCGAAGCCCGAATCCGGTTCCCTTTCCGTGATTCGCGAATTCATTCCGGGCAGCAAGGACGCATGGCGTATCGCGTCGATTGCCGCCATCCAGGGCCGCGATTTCACGCGCGAAGCTCGCGAAATTGGCCGCACCACGGCACGCGTGCACGCATCGTTGCGTTCGGTCGCGGGGACCCGTTCCCTTGAGGACGACGACGCAGCTCGCTTCACGCAGTCCCTTCGCGGACGCGTTGAGCGCGGATGGCGAGCCGTGGGTTCCGCGGTGGGCGACTACGACGAGCAGATCGACGGCGTGCTCAGCGAGATGGGAAACATCCGCGAGCTCCCCGTGTTGCAGCGCATTCACGGTGACTATCACTTGGGCCAAGTGCTCCGCTCCAGGGCGCGCGGCTGGACCGTGTTGGACTTTGAAGGCGAACCTCTCCGTGCCGCGGACGAGCGCTCGCAGAACGATGTTGCTTTGCGCGACATCGTGGGCATGCTTCGCTCTTTCGACTACGCCGCGGGCGTGGCCGATCACCACAATGAGAGCGATGAGCCGACTGACCACTCCGCATGGGCACGCTCCGCTCGCGAAGCTTTCCTTGTGGGGTACGCGGAAGAATCCGGCGAAACTGTAGACACCAACTCGGCGCTCTTCAAGGGATTGTGGCTGGATAAGGCGCTCTACGAAGTCGCGTACGAGCAGCAAAACCGTCCTTCGTGGATTCCGGTTCCAGCTCGAGCCGTGCGTGAAGTCTTGGAAAGCCACTCCGTGAACACCGTAGACGATGTTTCGGAAAGCCACCCGGCTACTGAAAACACTGCGGCAGCCGCAACCCCAGTGGTAGCCGCGGCCTCGGCTGGAACCGTAGCAGCGGCGTCGTCCTCAAATAGTGACGCAACCGCAACTGAAGAGCAGCCGGCACCGGTCCGCATGGCCCGCGATATCAAGCCGCTCGCTGTCTCGCAGGAGGTCCTGCAGGCTGTGGGCAACGGCGAGCACTTCGCGCCGCACTCGGTGCTGGGCGCGCATCTGCATGACAACGAGTTCGTGACCATTCGTGTGCGCCGTCCTTTTGCGGAGGGCGTTGAGGTTATCACCAAGAACGGTTCGCTACCGATGCATCACGAGCATGCCGGCGTATGGACCGCGGTGTTGAAGGCTGAAGTGCCAGGCCGCGTGCCGGACTACCGCATTTCCACAAGCTGGAATGGCGACGACAACGTGGTGGAGGACGATCCTTACCGCCACTTGCCAACCCTCGGCGAAATGGACATGCACCTCATCGGTGAAGGTCGCCACGAGCAGTTGTGGGAAGTCCTCGGTGCGCACGTACAGCGGTATTCCTCCATTTTGGGCGAAACCGTGGGCGTTAGCTTTGCCGTGTGGGCTCCGAATGCGCAAAGCGTACGCGTCAAAGGCACGTTCAATAACTGGGATGGCTCCGTGCACGCGATGCGCTCGCTGGGCCACACGGGAATCTGGGAAATTTTCGTCCCAGGTGCCGCGGCCGGCGACGTGTACAAGTTTGAAATTCGTGGCCAGGACGGCCAGTGGCGAGACAAGGCTGATCCGCTCGCGCGCGCTACCGAAATTCCGCCGCTCACGGGTTCCGTGGTGGAGGAAAGCAACTATGCCTTCGGTGACGACGAATGGATGGAGCGCCGCACGTCGGTGAATCCGCACAACGGACCGATGAGTGTGTACGAAGTGCACTTGGGCTCATGGCGTCCGGGACTGAGCTACCGCGAAATGGCACACCAGTTGGCTGAGTACGTGGGCTGGCAGGGCTTCACTCACGTGGAATTCTTGCCTGTTGCCGAGCATCCGTTCGGCGGATCGTGGGGTTACCAGGTCACCGGTTACTACGCACCAACGTCGCGTTTCGGTTCGCCGGATGACTTCCGCTACCTCGTGGACACCCTGCACCAGGCCGGAATCGGCGTGATTGTGGACTGGGTTCCTGCGCACTTCCCGAAGGACGAATGGGCGCTGGCGAAGTTTGATGGCCAGCCTCTCTACGAGCACCCGGATCCACGTCGCGGTGAGCACCCGGACTGGGGCACGCTCATCTTCGACTTCGGCCGCAACGAAGTTCGCAACTTCTTGGTGGCGAACGCACTGTACTGGTTCACCGAGTTCCACATTGATGGATTGCGCGTGGACGCTGTGGCGTCGATGCTCTACCTCGATTACTCGCGCGAACACGGACAGTGGGAGCCGAACGCTTTCGGCGGCCGCGAAAACCTCGAGGCCATCACCTTCTTGCAGGAAGTCAACGCGACTTCCTACCGTGTGGCACCGGGAACCGTCATGATCGCGGAAGAATCCACTGCGTTCGATGGCGTCACCCGTCCTACCAACCATGGCGGCTTGGGCTTCGGCATCAAGTGGAACATGGGCTGGATGCACGACACCCTCGAGTACATCCAAGAAGACCCGATCAACCGCGCGTGGCATCACGACAAGATGACGTTCGGTCTGGTGTACGCCTGGACCGAGAACTTCATCCTGCCGATTTCGCATGACGAAGTGGTGCACGGCAAGGGTTCGCTCTTGCGCAAGATGCCGGGCGATCGATGGAAGCAGCTCGCGAATGTGCGCGCGTACTTGGCGTTCCAGTGGACTCACCCGGGTAAGCAGCTCATCTTCATGGGTACCGAATACGCGCAGGATGCCGAGTGGAGCGAGGCCGCTGGTCTTGACTGGTGGCTCACCGAGAAGCCTGAGCACAAGGGTGTCCAGCACATGGTCAAGGAATTGAATCGCGTGTACACGGAGAACTCGGCGCTTTGGGAGTTGGACAACGATCCTTCTGGCTTCCAGTGGATTGATTCCAATGACAGCGCGGGCAACACTTTGGCCTTCGTGCGCCGCAACCGTGCGGGCGAACAGGTAGTTGTTGCTCTCAACTTCTCCGGCGCACCGCGCGAGGGATACAACTTGGGTCTGCCGGCTGCGGGGGAGTGGGAAGAGATCTTCAATTCCGACGACGCCGCTTGGGGCGGATCGGGAGTCGTTGCGCAGGGAGCAATTTCCGCAAGCAACGATGCCAAGTTCGCGATGCCGGCTAGCGCAACCGTGACTCTTCCGCCGTTGGGAGCGGTCATCTACCGGGTCAAGAACTAG
- the treS gene encoding maltose alpha-D-glucosyltransferase, translating to MANPYQLHAPGISHDPDWHRKAVFYEVLVRAFADSNGDGVGDLSGLIDKLDYLQWLGIDCLWVPPFFKSPLKDGGYDISDYEDVLDEFGTLGDFRRLVSEAHARGLRVIIDLPMNHTSDQHHWFQESRRDPDGPYGDFYVWSDTDEKYQDARIIFIDTEESNWSFDPVRRQFYWHRFFSHQPDLNFENPAVHEAMFNVVRFWLDVGVDGFRADAIPYLYEEDGTNCENLPGTHDFLRDLRALVDKEYPGRIIIAEANQPPAEVVEYFGSEENPECHMCFHFPIMPKIFYALRNQQAEPIIEAMEHTPAIPNGTQWGTFLRNHDELTLEMVTPAEREAMLGWYAPDSRMRANVGIRRRLAPLLDNSRSELELIHALLLSLPGSPFLYYGDEIGMGDNIWLEDRDASRTPMQWNPDRNAGFSSADPGKLYLPVIQSLVYNYTTVNVEQQLAHSSSMLHWLRQMLGVRRQHPVFGMGSYRSVESSTSQVLAFLREATVVPDAEEWQMESGAAEQILCVYNLSQHPVSAELDLPDYAGRGLRDVFGGHVFPPIGEDGKTTISLGSQGFYWLRLRSPKSDITSTATTSLPVITPFQGRQEAS from the coding sequence GTGGCTAATCCGTACCAATTGCACGCACCCGGAATTTCGCACGACCCCGATTGGCACCGCAAAGCGGTGTTTTACGAGGTCTTGGTTCGCGCATTTGCCGACTCCAACGGCGACGGCGTGGGTGACCTCTCAGGTTTGATCGACAAACTGGACTACTTGCAGTGGCTCGGCATCGATTGCCTCTGGGTGCCACCGTTCTTCAAGTCGCCCCTCAAAGACGGCGGCTATGACATCTCGGATTACGAGGACGTGCTGGACGAATTCGGTACGCTCGGTGACTTCCGCCGACTCGTCTCTGAAGCGCACGCTCGCGGGCTACGCGTCATCATCGACCTGCCCATGAACCACACGAGCGACCAGCACCACTGGTTTCAGGAATCCCGCCGCGATCCAGACGGACCCTACGGCGATTTCTACGTGTGGAGCGATACGGACGAGAAGTACCAAGACGCCCGCATCATCTTCATTGACACTGAGGAATCGAACTGGTCCTTTGACCCGGTACGCCGCCAGTTCTACTGGCACCGCTTCTTCAGCCACCAGCCGGACCTGAACTTTGAGAACCCGGCCGTGCACGAAGCCATGTTCAACGTGGTGCGCTTCTGGCTGGACGTGGGCGTGGACGGCTTCCGCGCGGACGCCATCCCGTACCTCTACGAGGAAGACGGCACCAACTGCGAGAACTTGCCGGGAACGCATGACTTCTTGCGGGATCTCCGTGCGCTTGTGGACAAGGAATACCCGGGACGCATCATCATCGCCGAGGCCAACCAGCCGCCGGCAGAAGTGGTGGAGTACTTCGGCAGCGAGGAAAACCCGGAATGCCACATGTGCTTCCACTTCCCGATCATGCCGAAGATCTTCTACGCACTGCGTAATCAACAGGCTGAGCCCATTATCGAGGCTATGGAGCACACCCCGGCGATCCCGAACGGGACGCAGTGGGGCACGTTCTTGCGTAACCATGACGAGCTGACACTCGAAATGGTGACGCCGGCAGAGCGCGAAGCGATGTTGGGCTGGTACGCACCGGATTCGCGCATGCGCGCCAACGTGGGTATTCGCCGTCGCTTGGCGCCGCTGCTGGATAACTCCCGCTCCGAGCTTGAGCTCATCCACGCCCTGTTGCTTTCCCTGCCGGGCAGCCCGTTCTTGTACTACGGCGACGAAATCGGTATGGGCGACAACATTTGGCTGGAAGACCGCGATGCTTCCCGCACGCCAATGCAGTGGAACCCGGACCGCAATGCTGGATTCTCGAGCGCGGACCCAGGCAAGCTGTACCTGCCGGTCATCCAGTCGCTCGTGTACAACTACACCACCGTGAACGTGGAGCAGCAGTTGGCTCATTCGTCCTCGATGCTGCACTGGTTGCGGCAGATGCTGGGCGTGCGCCGTCAGCACCCGGTCTTCGGCATGGGTTCGTACCGCAGCGTGGAGTCGTCCACTTCTCAAGTGCTGGCTTTCCTGCGCGAAGCGACGGTCGTTCCGGATGCCGAAGAGTGGCAGATGGAATCCGGTGCTGCGGAGCAGATTTTGTGCGTTTACAACCTGTCTCAGCACCCGGTCAGCGCTGAGCTGGACTTGCCGGATTACGCGGGACGCGGTTTGCGCGATGTCTTTGGTGGACACGTCTTCCCGCCAATTGGCGAAGACGGAAAGACCACGATTTCGCTGGGATCCCAGGGCTTCTACTGGTTGCGCTTGCGTTCCCCGAAGTCAGATATCACGTCGACAGCGACTACGTCACTGCCGGTCATCACCCCTTTTCAAGGACGCCAGGAGGCGAGCTAA